From the Prunus dulcis chromosome 4, ALMONDv2, whole genome shotgun sequence genome, one window contains:
- the LOC117625214 gene encoding DNA damage-repair/toleration protein DRT100-like has product MSKLVELFLSENDLNGTLPHSICNMQNLTALSLRSNHFSGELPHAWNSGSMISIVDAAYNNLCGNIPTNGAIKLSSNIEAKQHNFGGKIPDSLQNCSILLSIDVGGNKLSRRLPAWIGGSGGSMLHMLQLRNNSFTGHIPQQLCNLGYLHILDLSHNNFSGKIPSEVGNLLGLESLDLSHNHLSGHIPQSLASLTFLSHLNLSYSNLVGRIPSGNQHQTLTDSSIYIDNPSMCGFPLPTKCPGDDTFTATNSNEDGNDKLWFYVSVVLGFVIGFCLFGVFAAH; this is encoded by the exons ATGTCCAAATTGGTAGAATTGTTTCTTTCAGAGAATGATTTGAATGGTACTCTTCCACATTCTATTTGCAACATGCAAAACCTGACAGCCCTTTCGCTAAGAAGTAATCATTTCTCTGGAGAACTCCCACACGCATGGAATTCGGGGAGCATGATAAGCATTGTAGATGCTGCCTACAACAATCTCTGTGGTAATATACCCACCAATGGGGCTATTAAGTTATCTTCAAATATTGAAGCTAAACAACACAATTTTGGCGGTAAGATTCCCGATTCTTTGCAAAATTGCTCTATATTGTTGAGTATCGACGTTGGAGGCAACAAATTATCCAGGAGGTTACCTGCATGGATAGGAGGATCTGGTGGATCCATGTTGCACATGCTACAACTGCGAAACAACTCTTTTACTGGACATATTCCCCAACAATTGTGCAATCTCGGCTACCTTCACATCCTCGACCTCAGCCACAACAACTTTTCAG GTAAGATCCCTTCTGAGGTTGGAAATTTGCTTGGACTCGAATCTCTTGATCTTTCACACAACCATCTTTCGGGACATATTCCTCAAAGCCTTGCATCCTTAACATTTTTGTCCCATTTGAATTTGTCTTATAGCAACTTGGTGGGGAGAATTCCTTCAGGTAACCAACATCAAACACTCACTGATTCATCCATTTATATAGACAATCCATCAATGTGTGGGTTTCCTCTTCCGACAAAATGCCCCGGAGATGACACGTTTACTGCTACAAACAGTAATGAAGATGGAAATGATAAGTTGTGGTTCTATGTGAGCGTAGTGCTTGGCTTTGTCATAGGTTTTTGCCTTTTTGGGGTGTTTGCGGCACATTAA
- the LOC117626642 gene encoding actin-related protein 2/3 complex subunit 2A isoform X1 — protein MILLQSHSRFLLDTLLNRLQNIEKAVEADYHWAEFDDVRYHIQVTMKNPHILLLSVSLPTPPQETVFLGGLPSGAIEAIKVAYGAVVQILDPPRDGFNLTLKLNLSKLPPDEEYKHALLVKIASVREVVLGAPLRGILKKLTSRTLASNTDGLVALVHRPNESFFLIPQVKLQIKAEKVTVIFPMRFKDSIDIVLATSFLQEFVEARRMAGLNTAPPCLWSPTPPLELKEAPAEALSANAGFVTFVIFPRHVEGKKLDRTVCSLSTFHAYVSYHVKCSEGFMHTRMRRRVESLIEALDRAKPGMENAKNASQSRSFKRLSLKEARGNSN, from the exons ATGATTCTCTTGCAGTCCCATTCAAGATTTCTCCTTGACACCTTGCTCAATCGCCTCCAAAA CATCGAAAAAGCAGTGGAGGCGGACTACCACTGGGCCGAGTTCGATGACGTTCGGTACCATATTCAG GTGACGATGAAGAACCCACATATCTTGTTACTTTCTGTATCGTTGCCCACTCCACCTCAAGAAACCGTGTTCTTGGGTGGGCTTCCTTCTGGAGCTATAGAGGCTATAAAGGTTGCATATGGTGCGGTTGTTCAAATTCTTGACCCCCCAAGAGATGGGTTTAATCTCACATTGAAGCTCAATCTCTCTAAACTCCCTCCAGATGAAG AGTACAAACATGCTCTTTTGGTAAAGATTGCATCTGTAAGAGAAGTGGTGCTAGGCGCTCCATTGAGAGGAATTCTGAAGAAGCTTACTTCAAGGACTCTTGCTTCCAATACTGATGGGCTTGTTGCTCTTGTGCATCGGCCAAACGAGTCCTTTTTCCTTATTCCTCAGGTGAAATTACAGATTAAG GCAGAGAAAGTGACGGTAATATTCCCTATGAGATTCAAGGACTCTATTGATATTGTTCTTGCAACTTCCTTCCTGCAG GAATTTGTGGAAGCAAGACGCATGGCTGGACTTAATACTGCCCCTCCTTGTTTGTGGTCTCCTACCCCTCCGTTAGAACTAAAGGAAGCTCCTGCTGAAGCACTATCTGCCAATGCAGGATTTGTCACTTTTG TTATTTTCCCTCGTCACGTGGAAGGCAAGAAACTGGATCGAACAGTTTGCAGTTTATCAACTTTTCATGCTTATGTTAGTTATCATGTTAAG TGTTCTGAGGGTTTCATGCATACAAGGATGCGGCGTCGCGTGGAATCTTTGATTGAG gCTCTTGATCGTGCTAAGCCTGGTATGGAGAATGCAAAGAATGCTTCTCAAAGTAGATCATTCAAACGGCTG AGCCTAAAGGAAGCCAGGGGTAATTCAAACTAA
- the LOC117626642 gene encoding actin-related protein 2/3 complex subunit 2A isoform X2 produces MILLQSHSRFLLDTLLNRLQNIEKAVEADYHWAEFDDVRYHIQVTMKNPHILLLSVSLPTPPQETVFLGGLPSGAIEAIKVAYGAVVQILDPPRDGFNLTLKLNLSKLPPDEEYKHALLVKIASVREVVLGAPLRGILKKLTSRTLASNTDGLVALVHRPNESFFLIPQAEKVTVIFPMRFKDSIDIVLATSFLQEFVEARRMAGLNTAPPCLWSPTPPLELKEAPAEALSANAGFVTFVIFPRHVEGKKLDRTVCSLSTFHAYVSYHVKCSEGFMHTRMRRRVESLIEALDRAKPGMENAKNASQSRSFKRLSLKEARGNSN; encoded by the exons ATGATTCTCTTGCAGTCCCATTCAAGATTTCTCCTTGACACCTTGCTCAATCGCCTCCAAAA CATCGAAAAAGCAGTGGAGGCGGACTACCACTGGGCCGAGTTCGATGACGTTCGGTACCATATTCAG GTGACGATGAAGAACCCACATATCTTGTTACTTTCTGTATCGTTGCCCACTCCACCTCAAGAAACCGTGTTCTTGGGTGGGCTTCCTTCTGGAGCTATAGAGGCTATAAAGGTTGCATATGGTGCGGTTGTTCAAATTCTTGACCCCCCAAGAGATGGGTTTAATCTCACATTGAAGCTCAATCTCTCTAAACTCCCTCCAGATGAAG AGTACAAACATGCTCTTTTGGTAAAGATTGCATCTGTAAGAGAAGTGGTGCTAGGCGCTCCATTGAGAGGAATTCTGAAGAAGCTTACTTCAAGGACTCTTGCTTCCAATACTGATGGGCTTGTTGCTCTTGTGCATCGGCCAAACGAGTCCTTTTTCCTTATTCCTCAG GCAGAGAAAGTGACGGTAATATTCCCTATGAGATTCAAGGACTCTATTGATATTGTTCTTGCAACTTCCTTCCTGCAG GAATTTGTGGAAGCAAGACGCATGGCTGGACTTAATACTGCCCCTCCTTGTTTGTGGTCTCCTACCCCTCCGTTAGAACTAAAGGAAGCTCCTGCTGAAGCACTATCTGCCAATGCAGGATTTGTCACTTTTG TTATTTTCCCTCGTCACGTGGAAGGCAAGAAACTGGATCGAACAGTTTGCAGTTTATCAACTTTTCATGCTTATGTTAGTTATCATGTTAAG TGTTCTGAGGGTTTCATGCATACAAGGATGCGGCGTCGCGTGGAATCTTTGATTGAG gCTCTTGATCGTGCTAAGCCTGGTATGGAGAATGCAAAGAATGCTTCTCAAAGTAGATCATTCAAACGGCTG AGCCTAAAGGAAGCCAGGGGTAATTCAAACTAA
- the LOC117624582 gene encoding membrane-bound transcription factor site-2 protease homolog isoform X2, which translates to MEGRRVRRFNMGRARGQHPQTQTHHSLLPIHSHSNPSSPSRLSTTISCCYCDFKFWAFNQPLFHFGRSHSQILRAWFSIGVGFGLTLLFSISLILIWELGRALNLFHGSFFINLFSTFSSSFSTSVADVACIFVATMVSVSVHELGHALAAASEFVQMEYVAVFVAFLFPGALVAFDSESLQPLSCFGALRIYCAGIWHNAVCCAVCGLALLLLPFILFPFYIHGESPMVLGVPSTSPLSGYLSPGDVIVSVDGVPIHNVQEWMEMTALINELALRGRNHSLDVQGFGINRIKGYCVPNSMMEESKQIIGDNQSSCPDDLTAFTPLPCDHTSILDHIHPSRIEKAHCLNAKNVVKLNKCGEGWAAITNGSNCICSQEESCLSPVQIPGLIWVEITYSRPYYLECLRVRRKSFVGPRISDSMESNCGGTFVFVGDVISMARSVKLTAYQPRWAFPLGTYLPNVLERILICTFQVSLTLALLNSLPVYFLDGESILEATLSHFALLCPRKRRKVLQVCLLWGTLISILAFFRIMLYTL; encoded by the exons ATGGAGGGTAGGCGAGTGAGAAGGTTCAATATGGGAAGAGCAAGAGGACAACACCCACAAACTCAGACCCATCACAGTCTTCTACCCATTCACTCCCATTCAAACCCATCATCTCCTTCTCGTCTTTCAACCACCATCTCTTGTTGCTACTGCGATTTCAAGTTCTGGGCTTTCAACCAACCCCTCTTCCATTTCGGGAGAAGCCACTCCCAAATTCTCAGGGCATGGTTCTCCATTGGGGTCGGCTTTGGTCTGACCCTGCTCTTCTCCATTTCTCTCATCCTTATCTGGGAACTCGGCAGAGCTCTCAATCTCTTCCATGGAAGCTTCTTCATTAACTTGTTCTCTACATTTTCCTCCTCCTTCAGCACCTCAGTCGCCGACGTTGCCTGTATCTTCGTTGCCACAATGGTTTCAGTTTCTGTTCATGAACTGGGTCATGCTCTCGCTGCTGCAAG TGAGTTCGTGCAAATGGAGTATGTTGCCGTGTTTGTTGCGTTTCTGTTTCCTGGTGCGCTGGTAGCTTTCGATTCTGAGTCTCTGCAACCATTGTCTTGTTTTGGTGCTCTTCGGATTTATTGTGCTGGAATTTGGCACAACGCAGTG TGCTGTGCAGTTTGTGGGCTGGCATTACTTCTCCTGCCCTTCATCTTGTTTCCATTCTACATACATGGTGAAAGTCCCATG GTTTTGGGTGTACCATCTACGTCGCCTTTGTCCGGTTACTTGTCTCCTGGCGATGTAATTGTGTCAGTTGATGGTGTGCCCATCCATAATGTCCAGGAATGGATGGAGATGACAGCTCTGATAAATGAATTGGCACTTAGAGGAAGAAACCATTCCCTAGATGTCCAAGGCTTTGGAATCAATAGAATAAAAGGGTACTGTGTGCCTAACTCTATGATGGAGGAAAGTAAGCAGATTATAGGAGATAACCAGTCTTCTTGTCCTGATGATCTTACTGCATTTACACCTCTTCCCTGTGATCATACAAGCATATTAGATCATATTCATCCAAGCAGAATTGAGAAAGCCCACTGCTTGAATGCGAAGAATGTTGTCAAGCTTAATAAATGTGGTGAAGGATGGGCGGCAATAACCAATGGCAGCAACTGCATATGTTCACAG GAGGAGTCCTGCTTAAGTCCAGTTCAAATTCCAGGCTTAATATGGGTTGAGATCACCTATTCAAGGCCCTATTATCTGGAATGCTTGCGAGTTAGAAGAAAATCTTTTGTGGGTCCAAGAATTTCTGATTCCATGGAATCTAACTGCGGTGGGACTTTTGTCTTTGTTGGTGATGTTATCTCCATGGCACGCTCAGTTAAGTTAACTGCATATCAACCTCGCTGGGCATTTCCATTGGGTACATATCTTCCAAATGTCCTAGAAAGGATTTTGATATGCACATTCCAAGTCTCTCTAACACTAGCTCTTCTCAACAGTTTGCCg GTGTACTTTCTGGATGGAGAATCAATTTTAGAGGCGACTCTTTCCCACTTCGCTTTGCTGTGCCcaaggaagagaaggaaagtTCTTCAAGTTTGCCTTTTATGGGGGACACTCATTTCCATCCTCGCCTTCTTCAGGATCATGTTATATACTTTGTAA
- the LOC117624582 gene encoding membrane-bound transcription factor site-2 protease homolog isoform X1, whose product MEGRRVRRFNMGRARGQHPQTQTHHSLLPIHSHSNPSSPSRLSTTISCCYCDFKFWAFNQPLFHFGRSHSQILRAWFSIGVGFGLTLLFSISLILIWELGRALNLFHGSFFINLFSTFSSSFSTSVADVACIFVATMVSVSVHELGHALAAASEFVQMEYVAVFVAFLFPGALVAFDSESLQPLSCFGALRIYCAGIWHNAVCCAVCGLALLLLPFILFPFYIHGESPMVLGVPSTSPLSGYLSPGDVIVSVDGVPIHNVQEWMEMTALINELALRGRNHSLDVQGFGINRIKGYCVPNSMMEESKQIIGDNQSSCPDDLTAFTPLPCDHTSILDHIHPSRIEKAHCLNAKNVVKLNKCGEGWAAITNGSNCICSQEESCLSPVQIPGLIWVEITYSRPYYLECLRVRRKSFVGPRISDSMESNCGGTFVFVGDVISMARSVKLTAYQPRWAFPLGTYLPNVLERILICTFQVSLTLALLNSLPVYFLDGESILEATLSHFALLCPRKRRKVLQVCLLWGTLISILAFFRIMLYTFDLCS is encoded by the exons ATGGAGGGTAGGCGAGTGAGAAGGTTCAATATGGGAAGAGCAAGAGGACAACACCCACAAACTCAGACCCATCACAGTCTTCTACCCATTCACTCCCATTCAAACCCATCATCTCCTTCTCGTCTTTCAACCACCATCTCTTGTTGCTACTGCGATTTCAAGTTCTGGGCTTTCAACCAACCCCTCTTCCATTTCGGGAGAAGCCACTCCCAAATTCTCAGGGCATGGTTCTCCATTGGGGTCGGCTTTGGTCTGACCCTGCTCTTCTCCATTTCTCTCATCCTTATCTGGGAACTCGGCAGAGCTCTCAATCTCTTCCATGGAAGCTTCTTCATTAACTTGTTCTCTACATTTTCCTCCTCCTTCAGCACCTCAGTCGCCGACGTTGCCTGTATCTTCGTTGCCACAATGGTTTCAGTTTCTGTTCATGAACTGGGTCATGCTCTCGCTGCTGCAAG TGAGTTCGTGCAAATGGAGTATGTTGCCGTGTTTGTTGCGTTTCTGTTTCCTGGTGCGCTGGTAGCTTTCGATTCTGAGTCTCTGCAACCATTGTCTTGTTTTGGTGCTCTTCGGATTTATTGTGCTGGAATTTGGCACAACGCAGTG TGCTGTGCAGTTTGTGGGCTGGCATTACTTCTCCTGCCCTTCATCTTGTTTCCATTCTACATACATGGTGAAAGTCCCATG GTTTTGGGTGTACCATCTACGTCGCCTTTGTCCGGTTACTTGTCTCCTGGCGATGTAATTGTGTCAGTTGATGGTGTGCCCATCCATAATGTCCAGGAATGGATGGAGATGACAGCTCTGATAAATGAATTGGCACTTAGAGGAAGAAACCATTCCCTAGATGTCCAAGGCTTTGGAATCAATAGAATAAAAGGGTACTGTGTGCCTAACTCTATGATGGAGGAAAGTAAGCAGATTATAGGAGATAACCAGTCTTCTTGTCCTGATGATCTTACTGCATTTACACCTCTTCCCTGTGATCATACAAGCATATTAGATCATATTCATCCAAGCAGAATTGAGAAAGCCCACTGCTTGAATGCGAAGAATGTTGTCAAGCTTAATAAATGTGGTGAAGGATGGGCGGCAATAACCAATGGCAGCAACTGCATATGTTCACAG GAGGAGTCCTGCTTAAGTCCAGTTCAAATTCCAGGCTTAATATGGGTTGAGATCACCTATTCAAGGCCCTATTATCTGGAATGCTTGCGAGTTAGAAGAAAATCTTTTGTGGGTCCAAGAATTTCTGATTCCATGGAATCTAACTGCGGTGGGACTTTTGTCTTTGTTGGTGATGTTATCTCCATGGCACGCTCAGTTAAGTTAACTGCATATCAACCTCGCTGGGCATTTCCATTGGGTACATATCTTCCAAATGTCCTAGAAAGGATTTTGATATGCACATTCCAAGTCTCTCTAACACTAGCTCTTCTCAACAGTTTGCCg GTGTACTTTCTGGATGGAGAATCAATTTTAGAGGCGACTCTTTCCCACTTCGCTTTGCTGTGCCcaaggaagagaaggaaagtTCTTCAAGTTTGCCTTTTATGGGGGACACTCATTTCCATCCTCGCCTTCTTCAGGATCATGTTATATACTTT TGACCTTTGCTCCTAG
- the LOC117624582 gene encoding membrane-bound transcription factor site-2 protease homolog isoform X3, translating to MEASSLTCSLHFPPPSAPQSPTLPVSSLPQWFQFLFMNWVMLSLLQGLIESSEFVQMEYVAVFVAFLFPGALVAFDSESLQPLSCFGALRIYCAGIWHNAVCCAVCGLALLLLPFILFPFYIHGESPMVLGVPSTSPLSGYLSPGDVIVSVDGVPIHNVQEWMEMTALINELALRGRNHSLDVQGFGINRIKGYCVPNSMMEESKQIIGDNQSSCPDDLTAFTPLPCDHTSILDHIHPSRIEKAHCLNAKNVVKLNKCGEGWAAITNGSNCICSQEESCLSPVQIPGLIWVEITYSRPYYLECLRVRRKSFVGPRISDSMESNCGGTFVFVGDVISMARSVKLTAYQPRWAFPLGTYLPNVLERILICTFQVSLTLALLNSLPVYFLDGESILEATLSHFALLCPRKRRKVLQVCLLWGTLISILAFFRIMLYTFDLCS from the exons ATGGAAGCTTCTTCATTAACTTGTTCTCTACATTTTCCTCCTCCTTCAGCACCTCAGTCGCCGACGTTGCCTGTATCTTCGTTGCCACAATGGTTTCAGTTTCTGTTCATGAACTGGGTCATGCTCTCGCTGCTGCAAG GCTTGATTGAAAGCAGTGAGTTCGTGCAAATGGAGTATGTTGCCGTGTTTGTTGCGTTTCTGTTTCCTGGTGCGCTGGTAGCTTTCGATTCTGAGTCTCTGCAACCATTGTCTTGTTTTGGTGCTCTTCGGATTTATTGTGCTGGAATTTGGCACAACGCAGTG TGCTGTGCAGTTTGTGGGCTGGCATTACTTCTCCTGCCCTTCATCTTGTTTCCATTCTACATACATGGTGAAAGTCCCATG GTTTTGGGTGTACCATCTACGTCGCCTTTGTCCGGTTACTTGTCTCCTGGCGATGTAATTGTGTCAGTTGATGGTGTGCCCATCCATAATGTCCAGGAATGGATGGAGATGACAGCTCTGATAAATGAATTGGCACTTAGAGGAAGAAACCATTCCCTAGATGTCCAAGGCTTTGGAATCAATAGAATAAAAGGGTACTGTGTGCCTAACTCTATGATGGAGGAAAGTAAGCAGATTATAGGAGATAACCAGTCTTCTTGTCCTGATGATCTTACTGCATTTACACCTCTTCCCTGTGATCATACAAGCATATTAGATCATATTCATCCAAGCAGAATTGAGAAAGCCCACTGCTTGAATGCGAAGAATGTTGTCAAGCTTAATAAATGTGGTGAAGGATGGGCGGCAATAACCAATGGCAGCAACTGCATATGTTCACAG GAGGAGTCCTGCTTAAGTCCAGTTCAAATTCCAGGCTTAATATGGGTTGAGATCACCTATTCAAGGCCCTATTATCTGGAATGCTTGCGAGTTAGAAGAAAATCTTTTGTGGGTCCAAGAATTTCTGATTCCATGGAATCTAACTGCGGTGGGACTTTTGTCTTTGTTGGTGATGTTATCTCCATGGCACGCTCAGTTAAGTTAACTGCATATCAACCTCGCTGGGCATTTCCATTGGGTACATATCTTCCAAATGTCCTAGAAAGGATTTTGATATGCACATTCCAAGTCTCTCTAACACTAGCTCTTCTCAACAGTTTGCCg GTGTACTTTCTGGATGGAGAATCAATTTTAGAGGCGACTCTTTCCCACTTCGCTTTGCTGTGCCcaaggaagagaaggaaagtTCTTCAAGTTTGCCTTTTATGGGGGACACTCATTTCCATCCTCGCCTTCTTCAGGATCATGTTATATACTTT TGACCTTTGCTCCTAG
- the LOC117624581 gene encoding CTP synthase-like has protein sequence MKYVLVTGGVVSGLGKGVTASSIGLLLKACGLRVTSIKIDPYLNTDAGTMSPVEHGEVFVLDDGGEVDLDLGNYERFLDIKLTRDNNITTGKIYQDVIDRERRGDYLGKTVQVVPHITDAIQEWIERVAQIPVDGESGPADVCVIELGGTIGDIESMPFIEALGQFSYRVGSHNFCLIHVSLVPVLNVVGEQKTKPTQHSVRGLRCLGLTPHLIACRSTTALEENVKTKVSQFCHVQKENIITLYDVSNIWHIPLLLRDQKAHEAIFKVLNLQGLTREPELEEWTSRAEICDMLHEPVRIAMVGKYTRLSDAYLSVIKALVHASVARGKKLFVDWVPAGDLEDATAKENPDAYKAAWKLLKGADGVLVPGGFGDRGVQGKILAAKYAREKRIPFLGICLGMQIAVIEFARSVLGLKDANSTEFDPNTKNPCVIFMPEGSTTHMGATMRLGSRRTYFQSTECKSAKLYGNKRFIDERHRHRYEVNPEMVARLENAGLSFTGKDETGQRMEIVELRNHPYFIGVQFHPEFKSRPGKPSALFIGLIAAACGQLDAFLPGSESKRNIPNGPANDMSQRHIPYGASNDMPQRNIPNGASNHMFQAACGQLESFFQGSDTKRNVPNGAAKAYQNGAATKLANRAQDNAYSIFNGMHL, from the exons ATGAAGTACGTTTTGGTGACTGGTGGAGTTGTGAGTGGTCTTGGGAAAGGAGTGACTGCTAGTAGTATTGGCCTGCTTCTAAAGGCTTGTGGGCTTCGGGTCACTTCCATTAAGATTG ATCCTTACTTAAACACTGATGCTGGAACTATGTCCCCTGTTGAACATGGGGAAGTCTTTGTCTTAGATGATGGTGGTGAG GTGGACTTGGACCTTGGAAACTATGAGCGATTTCTAGATATCAAGCTGACCCGTGATAATAATATTACTACCGGAAAGATTTACCAG GATGTTATTGACCGAGAAAGAAGGGGAGATTATCTAGGAAAAACTGTCCAG GTTGTTCCTCACATCACAGATGCTATCCAAGAGTGGATTGAGCGTGTAGCACAAATACCAGTGGATGGGGAGTCAGGTCCAGCTGATGTTTGTGTCATAGAATTGGGTGGAACTATAG GTGATATTGAATCCATGCCTTTTATTGAGGCATTAGGACAATTCTCGTACCGTGTAG GTAGTCACAACTTTTGCTTGATTCATGTTAGCCTTGTGCCTGTTTTGAATGTTGTTGGTGAACAG aaaacaaaaccaacccaGCACAGTGTTCGTGGACTGAGGTGCCTGGGTTTGACACCACATTTGATAGCTTGTCGCAGCACAACG GCACTAGAAGAGAACGTAAAGACGAAAGTCAGTCAGTTTTGCCATGTCCAG AAAGAGAACATCATCACTCTCTACGATGTTTCCAACATCTGGCACATTCCATTACTTTTAAGA GATCAGAAGGCTCATGAAGCAATCTTTAAAGTGCTGAACCTTCAGGG ATTAACAAGGGAACCTGAATTAGAGGAATGGACTTCTAGGGCTGAAATTTGTGACATGTTGCATGAGCCG GTTCGCATTGCCATGGTCGGGAAGTATACGAGGCTTTCAGATGCCTACCTCTCTGTAATAAAG GCTCTTGTGCATGCTTCTGTTGCTCGTGGCAAGAAACTTTTCGTGGATTGGGTTCCAGCTGGTGACCTTGAAGACGCAACTGCAAAAGAG AATCCTGATGCTTATAAAGCTGCCTGGAAGTTGTTGAAG GGTGCAGATGGTGTTCTCGTTCCCGGAGGATTCGGGGACAGAGGAGTGCAAGGGAAAATTCTTGCAGCAAAATATGCCCGGGAAAAGAGAATTCCATTCCTTGGCATTTGTCTAGGAATGCAGATTGCTGTCATTGAGTTTGCACGATCTGTTCTTGGTCTGAAAGATGCTAACAGCACAGAATTTGATCCTAACACTAAGAATCCCTGTGTTATATTTATGCCAGAG GGTTCAACAACACATATGGGAGCCACCATGCGCCTTGGATCCAGGAGAACATATTTCCAGTCTACAGAATGCAAATCAGCTAAACT ATATGGAAACAAGCGCTTCATCGATGAGAGACATCGACACAGATATGAG GTGAATCCTGAAATGGTAGCACGCCTTGAAAATGCTGGCCTCTCTTTCACTGGCAAGGATGAAACTGGCCAACGCATGGAG ATTGTTGAGCTGCGTAATCATCCATATTTCATTGGTGTCCAGTTCCATCCTGAATTCAAATCAAGACCAGGAAAACCTTCTGCTTTATTCATAG GCCTTATAGCAGCAGCATGTGGGCAGTTGGATGCTTTCTTACCGGGCTCTGAGAGCAAAAGGAATATCCCAAATGGACCTGCCAATGATATGTCCCAGAGGCATATCCCATACGGAGCAAGCAATGATATGCCCCAAAGAAATATCCCAAATGGAGCAAGCAATCATATGTTCCAAGCAGCATGTGGGCAGTTGGAATCTTTCTTCCAGGGTTCTGACACCAAAAGAAATGTCCCAAATGGAGCAGCCAAAGCATATCAAAATGGAGCTGCAACTAAGCTTGCTAATCGGGCACAAGACAATGCATACAGCATTTTCAATGGCATGCACTTATGA
- the LOC117624583 gene encoding uncharacterized protein LOC117624583, which translates to MALLTNSLLLLPQQLGPNRTQSPATIHFNHSQRCHHFCRATSSVSLWFRNGKRKVKSLKTKASKADKQEVKLEEKKGEEEEEFQVLTAMKSSYNDILIVDTPKSRMLLLDSSQNVHSIVYKHQKWTASYWDEFASLPAIVPEGPIAILGLGGGTAAHLMLDLWPSLQLEGWEIDQILIDKAREYFGLSDLEKPTQAGGILNVHIGDALSPSVNISGGYAGIVIDLFSDGKVLPQLQEVTTWLELKDQLMPNGRLMVNCGGVDGASDVRDGTAHPKNISSDDSWLQNSTIKALSKAFPGQVSWKKMPQTFGENYLALTGPLPELTSWSAAVTGPLTASVNLWRPCEPCC; encoded by the exons ATGGCTCTGCTAACAAATAGCCTGCTATTGTTACCCCAGCAACTCGGTCCGAATCGAACTCAGTCGCCTGCTACCATTCATTTCAACCATTCACAGCGCTGTCACCATTTCTGCAGAGCAACATCCTCTGTTTCGCTTTGGTTCCGTAATGGGAAACGAAAAGTCAAGAGTCTCAAGACCAAAGCCTCCAAGGCAGATAAGCAAGAAgtgaaattggaagagaaaaagggggaagaagaagaagaatttcaAGTACTGACGGCCATGAAGAGCAGTTACAATGACATATTAATCGTGGACACTCCCAAATCAAGAATGCTGCTCCTCGACTCTTCTC AAAATGTGCACAGCATTGTTTACAAGCACCAGAAATGGACTGCTTCCTACTGG GATGAGTTTGCTAGCTTGCCTGCTATTGTTCCAGAAGGTCCTATTGCCATCCTTGGCTTG GGTGGTGGAACAGCTGCTCATCTGATGCTTGACTTGTGGCCGTCTTTGCAGCTTGAAGGTTGGGAGATTGATCAAATT ttGATTGATAAAGCAAGAGAGTATTTTGGGCTGTCTGATCTTGAGAAGCCTACTCAAGCTGGTGGCATACTTAACGTTCACATTGGTGATGCCCTTTCTCCTTCAGTTAATATTTCTGGAGGGTATGCCG GCATTGTTATTGACTTGTTTTCTGATGGAAAAGTTTTGCCACAGTTGCAAGAG GTTACAACTTGGTTGGAATTAAAGGATCAGCTGATGCCCAATGGCCGTCTAATGGTGAACTGTGGTGGCGTAGATGGAGCATCTGATGTCAGAGATGGAACAGCTCATCCAAAAAATATCTCCAGTGACGACAGTTGGCTACAAAATTCTACTATCAAGGCATTATCTAAAGCATTCCCTGGACAA GTAAGCTGGAAGAAAATGCCACAAACTTTTGGTGAAAATTATCTTGCACTGACGGGACCTTTGCCAGAATTGACTTCATGGTCTGCTGCAGTAACAGGTCCCTTGACCGCCAGTGTGAATCTATGGAGACCATGCGAACCTTGTTGTTGA